The Lacipirellula parvula genome window below encodes:
- the dapA gene encoding 4-hydroxy-tetrahydrodipicolinate synthase translates to MSTKGEAFAGLSVAVVTPFKGDEVDYDAFRAQIEFQIDAGTNCICPVGTTGESPTLTHPEHERVINFVCEVANKRIKVMPGVGSNSTAEALRLTKVAEAAGADAALQVAPYYNKPTQEGFYQHFKRIAEESGLPQCIYNIPGRTGKNVEPETIIRLAELQNVTMVKEATGSLDQASTILGATNLTVLSGDDSLTLPLMAVGARGIISVVGNIVPRDMIALIDAVDRGDLVQALKWHRKLFQLCRDMLGLSTNPIPLKAAMKMLGRDTGEMRLPMTPLEPGQEASLRKTLTAYGLL, encoded by the coding sequence ATGAGCACCAAAGGAGAAGCATTCGCCGGCCTGTCGGTCGCGGTAGTCACGCCATTCAAGGGAGATGAGGTCGACTACGACGCCTTCCGTGCTCAGATCGAGTTCCAGATCGATGCGGGAACCAACTGCATTTGCCCCGTCGGCACCACCGGCGAATCGCCGACGCTGACCCACCCCGAACACGAACGGGTCATCAACTTCGTTTGCGAAGTCGCGAACAAGCGGATCAAGGTGATGCCGGGCGTCGGCTCGAATAGCACCGCCGAAGCCCTCCGCCTCACCAAAGTCGCCGAAGCCGCCGGCGCCGACGCCGCGCTGCAGGTCGCCCCGTACTACAACAAGCCGACCCAGGAAGGCTTTTACCAGCACTTCAAGCGGATCGCCGAAGAGTCGGGCCTGCCGCAGTGCATTTACAACATCCCCGGCCGTACCGGGAAGAATGTCGAGCCCGAGACAATCATCCGCCTCGCCGAACTCCAGAACGTGACGATGGTCAAGGAAGCGACCGGTTCGCTCGACCAAGCGTCGACAATTCTCGGCGCCACGAACCTCACCGTCCTTAGCGGCGACGACAGCCTCACCCTCCCGCTGATGGCCGTCGGCGCCCGCGGCATCATCTCGGTGGTTGGCAACATCGTCCCGCGTGACATGATCGCGCTCATCGACGCCGTCGACCGCGGCGACCTCGTGCAAGCGCTCAAGTGGCACCGCAAGCTGTTCCAACTCTGCCGTGACATGCTGGGCCTCTCGACGAACCCGATCCCGCTCAAGGCCGCGATGAAGATGCTCGGCCGCGACACGGGCGAGATGCGGCTGCCGATGACGCCGCTCGAACCGGGGCAAGAGGCTTCGCTGCGCAAGACGCTGACCGCCTACGGGTTGCTGTAG
- a CDS encoding pyridoxine 5'-phosphate synthase, which produces MALLGVNIDHVATVREARKTNEPDPVWAASLAELGGADGITLHLREDRRHIQERDLHLLSQTVTVKLNLELACDDDVLKIACQAKPFQATLVPERREEVTTEGGLDAAGQGARVGDAVKRLRDAGIVVSLFLDPDPKQIEAAAKMGAQAVELHTGAYAHATAKFAGEDELAALTVAAKHIVDAGLTLHAGHGLTYRNVKPVAAIPDMCELNIGHSIIARAIMVGLEQAVRDMKRLISEPR; this is translated from the coding sequence ATGGCCCTCCTCGGCGTTAACATCGACCACGTCGCCACCGTCCGCGAAGCCCGCAAGACGAACGAGCCCGATCCCGTGTGGGCTGCGTCGCTGGCTGAACTCGGCGGCGCCGACGGCATCACGCTGCACCTTCGTGAAGATCGCCGCCACATCCAAGAACGCGACCTGCATCTGCTCAGCCAGACGGTGACGGTGAAGCTCAACCTTGAGCTCGCCTGCGACGACGACGTGTTGAAGATCGCCTGCCAGGCCAAGCCGTTCCAAGCGACGCTCGTCCCGGAACGCCGCGAGGAAGTGACGACCGAAGGAGGCCTCGACGCCGCAGGGCAGGGGGCCCGCGTCGGCGACGCGGTGAAGCGGCTCCGCGACGCCGGCATCGTCGTGAGCCTGTTCCTCGATCCCGATCCAAAACAAATCGAAGCCGCCGCGAAGATGGGCGCCCAGGCCGTCGAACTCCATACCGGGGCTTACGCCCACGCTACGGCGAAGTTTGCCGGCGAGGACGAACTGGCAGCGCTCACAGTAGCCGCGAAGCACATCGTCGACGCCGGCCTTACGCTACACGCGGGCCACGGCCTCACCTACCGCAACGTGAAGCCAGTGGCCGCGATCCCCGACATGTGCGAGCTCAACATCGGCCACAGCATCATCGCCCGCGCGATCATGGTTGGCCTGGAGCAAGCTGTTCGGGATATGAAGCGGCTGATATCCGAACCCCGCTAG
- a CDS encoding DUF4112 domain-containing protein, which translates to MRKPQAIPPSTADEQLPQLAPELQLLADWMDGVFRVPGVGWRFGLDAILGFIPGIGDTATSVASLYILTAAHRYGVTRTTLLRMALNVVLDAVVGAIPLIGDIFDVYWKSNQRNVAILKRHMLAVPAEQRHLQRADRWFVVLLVTVLALLLIGSVIVAAMLLTWLIRTLAQAF; encoded by the coding sequence ATGCGCAAACCCCAAGCCATCCCGCCATCCACTGCGGACGAGCAACTCCCGCAGCTCGCGCCAGAATTGCAGCTACTCGCCGACTGGATGGACGGCGTCTTCCGCGTGCCGGGCGTCGGCTGGCGGTTTGGGCTCGATGCGATTCTCGGGTTCATCCCCGGCATCGGCGACACGGCCACCTCGGTCGCCTCGCTCTATATCCTCACCGCGGCGCATCGCTACGGCGTGACGCGGACGACGCTGCTGCGCATGGCGCTCAACGTCGTGCTCGACGCCGTCGTCGGGGCGATCCCGCTGATCGGCGACATTTTCGACGTCTACTGGAAATCGAACCAGCGAAACGTTGCCATCCTCAAGCGGCACATGCTCGCCGTACCGGCCGAGCAACGCCACTTGCAGCGAGCCGACCGCTGGTTCGTCGTGCTGCTGGTGACGGTGCTCGCCCTGCTGCTGATCGGTAGCGTCATCGTCGCCGCCATGCTGCTTACATGGCTAATAAGAACCCTCGCCCAAGCTTTCTAA
- a CDS encoding SulP family inorganic anion transporter, translating into MSQHAPPRANSSARGASADLSLPLWKRRLYTLVPAFDSLRTYTPNSFRRDLIAGITVAAVAVPQAMAYASIFGMPVQYGLYTAIVMTAVGALLDSSKQLINGPTNAISIAMLSALAFVPSDQRIPAAMLMAALIGLFQTGITLLRLGDLSRFISHAVIVGFTAGASVLLVLDQLKNVLGLKAQGEHHDHFVKRWILTMYYGGPVHLPTMYVALGTIAVALGLRWINRRYKLALPELLLAIIAAGLAVWHWELADQGVKLIDKVPRILPHFESPQWDWGLIRQLAPSAAAVGMLGLLEAIAMAKSIAAKTEQKLDINQQCLSEGLANLTGSFFQCFPGSGSLTRSYINHQAGAATQWSGVICAAMVGLTILLFAPLAQFIPKAALAGVLMVTATRMVDVAGIRYHCRATKFDAIIVAATALSAVLVSVEFCILVGTILSFLMYVPRAARVEMQELVITSNHRIRERNDEDVPSDQLRIYNFEGELFFGSSPEFESHLEQIEEEIDDQLRILILRVKHLRNPDAVCMHLLAEFIAETEARGVVVCLTGVRGGFYATLKKVGIVELLGDERVFREVPRDWTSTVAAIEWAHRQLGDELSGGALPPDEESVAVRDWHFTI; encoded by the coding sequence ATGTCGCAACACGCCCCGCCCCGCGCCAACTCGTCCGCGAGAGGCGCTAGCGCAGATCTCTCGCTTCCGCTCTGGAAGCGGCGACTCTACACGCTCGTGCCGGCGTTCGACTCGCTCCGCACCTACACGCCCAACTCGTTCCGCCGAGACCTCATCGCCGGCATCACCGTCGCCGCGGTTGCGGTGCCGCAGGCGATGGCCTACGCCAGCATCTTCGGCATGCCGGTGCAGTACGGCCTCTACACGGCAATCGTGATGACCGCCGTCGGCGCCTTGCTCGATTCGTCGAAGCAACTCATCAACGGCCCGACCAATGCCATTTCGATCGCCATGCTTAGCGCGCTGGCGTTCGTTCCCTCGGATCAACGTATTCCCGCCGCGATGCTGATGGCGGCCCTCATTGGGCTGTTTCAAACCGGCATCACGCTGCTAAGGCTCGGCGACCTCTCGCGATTCATCTCGCACGCCGTCATCGTCGGCTTCACCGCCGGCGCCTCGGTGCTGCTGGTCCTCGATCAGCTAAAGAACGTTCTCGGCCTGAAGGCCCAGGGTGAGCATCACGATCACTTCGTGAAACGCTGGATCCTCACGATGTACTACGGCGGGCCCGTTCATCTGCCGACCATGTACGTCGCGCTTGGGACGATTGCCGTCGCACTCGGCTTGCGCTGGATCAATCGTCGCTACAAGCTCGCCTTGCCGGAACTGCTGCTGGCGATCATCGCGGCGGGCTTGGCCGTCTGGCACTGGGAACTCGCCGACCAAGGGGTGAAGCTGATCGACAAGGTGCCGCGGATTCTGCCTCACTTCGAGTCGCCCCAGTGGGATTGGGGGCTGATTCGCCAACTCGCCCCCAGCGCCGCGGCCGTGGGCATGCTTGGCCTGCTCGAAGCGATCGCCATGGCGAAAAGTATCGCGGCGAAGACCGAACAAAAACTCGACATCAATCAGCAGTGCCTTAGCGAAGGACTCGCCAACCTCACCGGCAGCTTCTTCCAGTGCTTCCCTGGTTCCGGATCGCTCACCCGGTCGTATATCAACCACCAGGCCGGCGCGGCGACGCAGTGGTCTGGCGTGATTTGCGCGGCCATGGTCGGCCTGACGATTCTCCTGTTCGCGCCGCTCGCGCAGTTCATTCCGAAGGCCGCCCTCGCCGGCGTCCTGATGGTCACCGCGACCCGGATGGTCGACGTCGCCGGCATTCGCTACCACTGCCGGGCGACCAAGTTCGACGCGATCATCGTTGCCGCGACGGCCCTCTCGGCAGTCCTGGTCTCGGTCGAATTTTGCATCCTCGTCGGCACGATTCTTTCGTTCCTGATGTACGTTCCCCGCGCGGCCCGCGTGGAAATGCAGGAACTTGTCATTACCTCCAATCACCGCATCCGCGAACGCAACGACGAGGATGTGCCGAGCGACCAGTTGCGGATCTATAACTTCGAAGGCGAGCTATTTTTCGGCTCGTCGCCGGAGTTTGAATCGCATCTGGAGCAGATCGAAGAGGAAATCGACGACCAGCTGCGGATCCTCATCCTCCGTGTGAAGCACCTTCGCAACCCCGACGCTGTCTGCATGCACCTGCTCGCCGAGTTCATCGCAGAGACGGAAGCCCGGGGCGTGGTGGTCTGTCTCACAGGCGTCCGCGGCGGGTTCTACGCGACGCTGAAGAAGGTGGGCATCGTCGAACTGCTGGGTGACGAACGCGTCTTCCGCGAAGTGCCCCGCGACTGGACCAGCACTGTCGCCGCCATCGAATGGGCGCACCGCCAACTAGGCGACGAACTGAGCGGCGGCGCCCTCCCGCCCGACGAAGAATCGGTCGCCGTTCGCGACTGGCACTTCACCATCTAG